The genomic DNA GGCCCGTTTCGTCCTGCCACTGGTGCACCATTTCGTGCAACAGGGTGTGACGCGCCTCCTCCCACCCGTCGCGGCGGATGTGACGCCAACTCAACGCGATCTCAGCGGGCACGCCGTGAGCCGCGCACGTGTAATGCCCAAGGCGACTCCGCATCCGGCGTGACACCCGCAGCGAGACCGTCTCGAGGCGCCCATGGAAGTGATCCGTGTTGTAGCGCTCGTGCCACCGCGCGAGCTCCGCAACGAGGGACCGGTCCTCCGGCCGCGTTCGCGGACGGCGCATGCTCGGCGAGGTGCTGACCGGATGCGCGATGATGATGCGTTGCGCCGTGAGCCGCTCGGCACGTGTGCGACCCTCGACGAAGACGACGATCGCGCGCAGCACCTCGAGTGGTGCGGTGAGGTATCCCTCGTGTACCCGCAACGCGCCGCTGCCGAAGCTGACCATCACGTGGCGGTTTCGCGTTAGGCAGCAGCGGTGGATGCGCGACATGCCCAGCGCACGCAGCCGATCCAGCAATTCGGCGGCTGGATCCGAGCGTGCCGTTGCCGGCCGCGGTAGCCGATCCAGCTCGAGGTCGAGCTGGGCGGCGCGGCCGAGGAGCTGCTTCAACGCACGAAGCACTTGGATGGGCCTGGAACGAAACCGCGCTCGTTGCTCG from Gemmatimonadaceae bacterium includes the following:
- a CDS encoding SprT-like domain-containing protein gives rise to the protein MKQLLGRAAQLDLELDRLPRPATARSDPAAELLDRLRALGMSRIHRCCLTRNRHVMVSFGSGALRVHEGYLTAPLEVLRAIVVFVEGRTRAERLTAQRIIIAHPVSTSPSMRRPRTRPEDRSLVAELARWHERYNTDHFHGRLETVSLRVSRRMRSRLGHYTCAAHGVPAEIALSWRHIRRDGWEEARHTLLHEMVHQWQDETGQEIDHGPEFRAKAREVGVAPFARRTLKRGSQRPPSEGRIGRSAARDR